One Lentimicrobiaceae bacterium genomic window carries:
- the aroA gene encoding 3-phosphoshikimate 1-carboxyvinyltransferase, which translates to MHKTLYPSEITGIITAPPSKSMTQRAIAAALLSQGTTTLLNPSFCNDSLAALQIAEKLGAEILKGNNEITLSGGFLIRSQHLNCGESGLAMRMFAPIAALHYKSLTFSGEGTLLNRPVQMIGEALTQLGAKFQSNNGFLPFNVQGPVKGGKAIIDGSVSSQLLTGLLMALPLAREDSEIRVTNLKSKPYIDMTIGLLSDFGINIENNEYKSFGIKGLQQYLASEYTIEGDWSGSAFLLVAAAIAGNVKIKGLRTDSKQPDRAVLDVLQQSGAICRYHEDEIVILKSELNAFSFDATECPDLFPPLAALAACCKGTSTITGVNRLLFKESNRAEAIRDEMQKLGIKITIYDNEMHIEGGKVCAGIVNSHNDHRIAMMAAAAAVSAEGPVSIENPECIAKSYPGFFTDLARLGVRMTE; encoded by the coding sequence ATGCATAAAACGCTATACCCATCTGAAATTACCGGAATTATCACAGCCCCTCCAAGCAAAAGTATGACTCAAAGGGCTATTGCAGCAGCTCTGTTGTCACAAGGGACCACAACACTTCTCAACCCCTCATTTTGCAACGATTCACTGGCTGCCCTTCAAATAGCAGAAAAACTTGGTGCAGAAATCTTAAAGGGAAATAATGAAATAACCTTGTCAGGAGGATTTTTGATAAGAAGCCAACACCTCAATTGTGGTGAATCAGGGCTGGCCATGCGTATGTTCGCTCCTATTGCCGCCTTACATTATAAATCACTTACTTTTTCAGGAGAGGGCACTTTGCTTAACAGGCCTGTACAAATGATAGGAGAAGCATTGACACAGCTGGGTGCCAAATTTCAGTCAAATAATGGCTTCCTGCCTTTTAACGTACAAGGGCCTGTAAAAGGTGGAAAAGCCATTATCGATGGCTCCGTTAGTTCTCAGTTGCTCACAGGTCTTTTAATGGCACTCCCCCTTGCCCGGGAAGACTCTGAAATCAGGGTGACAAATCTGAAAAGCAAGCCATATATTGACATGACTATTGGTCTGCTATCCGATTTTGGTATAAATATCGAAAACAATGAGTATAAATCTTTCGGAATTAAAGGACTTCAGCAATACCTCGCCTCAGAATACACAATTGAAGGAGATTGGAGTGGTTCAGCCTTTTTGTTGGTTGCTGCAGCAATTGCCGGGAACGTTAAAATAAAAGGCCTCAGAACTGACAGTAAACAACCTGACAGAGCTGTTCTTGACGTGTTGCAGCAGTCAGGTGCTATATGCAGATATCATGAGGATGAGATAGTCATTTTAAAATCAGAGCTCAACGCATTTTCATTTGATGCCACAGAATGTCCTGATCTGTTTCCTCCTTTGGCTGCGCTGGCGGCCTGCTGTAAAGGGACATCAACAATAACAGGCGTGAACAGGCTCCTTTTTAAAGAAAGTAACCGGGCTGAAGCAATCAGGGATGAAATGCAGAAACTTGGAATAAAAATCACTATTTATGACAACGAAATGCACATTGAAGGAGGTAAAGTATGCGCAGGTATTGTAAATTCGCACAACGACCATCGCATAGCCATGATGGCAGCAGCTGCAGCCGTTAGCGCCGAAGGCCCGGTGAGCATTGAAAACCCGGAATGCATTGCAAAGTCCTATCCTGGCTTTTTTACCGATTTGGCCCGGTTGGGAGTACGCATGACAGAATAA
- a CDS encoding thioesterase family protein has product MEFLLNPGISGQQEITVSSQDTASKYGSGLIEVFATPAMVALMEKTAQLSIQDLLPEGFISLGTEINVTHQKATPVGMKVVCESVLEKVEGKRLLFSVTARDEKGLIGRGTHQRYIVEAGRFMQKLMENT; this is encoded by the coding sequence ATGGAATTCCTACTCAACCCGGGTATATCAGGCCAACAGGAAATAACAGTAAGTTCACAGGATACAGCTTCAAAATATGGTTCAGGCCTGATTGAAGTATTTGCCACTCCGGCAATGGTGGCCCTGATGGAAAAAACAGCCCAGCTCAGCATTCAGGATTTATTACCTGAAGGATTTATAAGCCTGGGCACCGAAATAAATGTTACCCATCAAAAAGCCACACCTGTTGGGATGAAGGTTGTTTGTGAATCTGTTCTTGAGAAAGTTGAGGGAAAACGATTGCTATTCAGCGTAACTGCCCGCGACGAAAAAGGACTTATTGGCCGGGGCACCCACCAAAGGTACATCGTTGAAGCCGGGAGGTTTATGCAAAAACTTATGGAAAACACCTGA
- a CDS encoding chorismate synthase → MNTFGRIFRISIFGESHGKGIGVIIDGVPPGIKLTENEFTADLSRRRSGAPGTTTRTEPDLPSLMSGTYNGFTTGAPLTVFFENTNIKSSDYDKLIDIPRPGHADFTSKIKYKGFADPRGGGHFSGRITLGLVAAGVVAKKIIQPTIISSQILEIGGNPDLNMALENILGSGDSIGGVIQCTAMHVPAGLGEPFFGGVEATISQLVFSIPAIKGIEFGAGFEAARMRGSEHNDPIISTRGKTQSNHSGGINGGITNGNSLIFRVAVKPTSSISLPQQTINLKTGQIETLQIEGRHDTCIALRMPVIVEAATAIGLADLWLLNQKPEISL, encoded by the coding sequence ATGAACACATTTGGACGTATTTTTCGAATCAGCATTTTTGGAGAATCACATGGCAAAGGCATTGGTGTTATTATAGATGGTGTGCCTCCTGGTATTAAACTTACCGAGAATGAATTTACAGCCGATCTTTCGCGCAGGCGCAGTGGCGCTCCCGGCACAACAACGCGCACCGAACCTGATCTTCCATCACTTATGAGCGGCACATACAATGGTTTTACCACCGGCGCTCCATTGACCGTGTTTTTCGAAAATACCAACATCAAATCATCCGATTACGACAAACTTATTGATATTCCCAGGCCGGGGCATGCCGACTTTACCTCAAAAATAAAATACAAAGGATTCGCCGATCCCCGGGGCGGCGGCCATTTTTCCGGCCGAATTACACTGGGATTAGTTGCAGCCGGTGTTGTGGCTAAGAAAATAATTCAGCCAACGATTATCAGCTCACAAATTCTTGAAATAGGTGGCAATCCTGATTTGAACATGGCACTTGAAAATATTTTGGGCTCTGGCGATTCTATCGGAGGCGTAATACAATGCACTGCCATGCATGTGCCCGCCGGGTTAGGCGAACCATTTTTTGGCGGTGTTGAAGCCACAATAAGTCAACTTGTCTTTTCAATACCAGCCATCAAAGGCATTGAGTTCGGAGCCGGTTTTGAAGCTGCCCGTATGCGCGGTAGTGAACATAACGACCCCATCATCTCAACCCGGGGAAAAACACAAAGTAACCATTCCGGAGGAATAAACGGGGGAATTACCAATGGCAACAGCCTTATTTTCAGGGTTGCTGTTAAGCCCACATCCAGCATATCGCTGCCTCAGCAAACCATCAATCTTAAAACAGGGCAAATAGAAACTCTTCAAATAGAAGGACGGCATGACACCTGCATTGCCTTGCGCATGCCTGTAATTGTAGAGGCTGCAACGGCTATCGGATTGGCCGATTTATGGTTATTAAACCAAAAACCTGAAATCAGCCTTTGA
- a CDS encoding proline--tRNA ligase, which yields MAKDFPTRAENYAQWYNDLVIKADMAENSAVRGCMVIKPYGYAIWEKMQAALDKMFKDTGHENAYFPIFIPKSFFSKEASHVEGFAKECAVVTHYRLKNDPNGKGVVVDENAKLDEELIVRPTSETIIWDTYRNWIQSYRDLPLLINQWANVVRWEMRTRLFLRTAEFLWQEGHTAHATSDEAIAETEQMLNVYADFVENFMAVPVLKGVKSPNERFAGAVETYCIEALMQDGKALQAGTSHFLGQNFAKAFDVKFLSKENKLEHVWATSWGVSTRLIGALIMAHSDDNGLVLPPKLAPTQVVIIPISKNEEQLAAISAKVNEIKKNLQAKGISVKYDDRDTYKPGWKFNEYEFKGVPVRLVIGPRDLENGTVEVSRRDTLEKATYQLQDIETKIEHLLQSIQDNLFQKALDFRDSMTAKADTWEEFIDLLDNKGGFILAHWDGTPETEQEIKEKTKATIRCILLDSVEEEGKCILTGKPSAKRVVFARSY from the coding sequence GCCGAAAATTCGGCTGTAAGAGGCTGTATGGTAATTAAACCTTACGGATATGCAATCTGGGAGAAGATGCAGGCAGCACTTGACAAGATGTTTAAAGACACAGGTCATGAAAATGCTTACTTCCCGATTTTTATCCCCAAATCATTTTTCAGCAAAGAGGCCAGTCATGTGGAAGGCTTTGCCAAAGAATGTGCAGTAGTAACACATTACCGTTTGAAGAATGATCCCAATGGAAAGGGCGTAGTGGTTGATGAAAATGCAAAACTGGATGAGGAGCTTATTGTTCGGCCTACTTCAGAAACCATTATTTGGGATACCTATCGCAACTGGATTCAGTCATACCGCGATCTGCCCCTCTTGATAAACCAATGGGCCAACGTTGTACGCTGGGAAATGCGTACCCGGCTTTTCTTGCGCACAGCTGAATTTCTCTGGCAGGAGGGTCATACAGCTCATGCTACCTCTGATGAAGCTATTGCTGAAACTGAACAAATGCTGAATGTTTATGCTGACTTCGTTGAGAACTTTATGGCAGTACCTGTTTTGAAGGGTGTAAAATCGCCCAACGAACGCTTTGCCGGAGCTGTTGAAACCTATTGTATTGAAGCTTTAATGCAGGATGGTAAAGCTTTACAGGCCGGTACTTCTCATTTTCTAGGTCAGAATTTTGCCAAAGCTTTTGATGTAAAGTTCCTGAGTAAAGAAAATAAACTTGAACACGTGTGGGCAACTTCATGGGGCGTTTCAACCAGGCTCATTGGTGCGCTCATTATGGCTCATTCTGATGATAACGGATTGGTTTTACCGCCAAAACTTGCGCCTACACAGGTTGTTATCATCCCTATTTCCAAAAACGAAGAGCAACTTGCAGCAATTTCTGCAAAAGTAAATGAAATTAAAAAAAATCTGCAGGCCAAAGGTATCTCTGTTAAGTATGACGACCGCGATACTTACAAGCCGGGGTGGAAATTTAATGAATATGAATTCAAAGGTGTTCCTGTCAGACTTGTGATAGGCCCCCGCGATTTGGAAAATGGTACCGTTGAGGTTTCGCGGCGCGATACTCTTGAGAAAGCAACATACCAGTTACAGGATATCGAAACCAAGATTGAACACCTGCTTCAGAGCATTCAGGATAATCTTTTCCAGAAAGCCCTTGATTTTCGTGATAGTATGACTGCCAAGGCTGATACCTGGGAAGAATTTATTGATTTGCTCGATAATAAGGGAGGCTTTATTCTGGCTCATTGGGATGGAACTCCTGAAACAGAGCAGGAGATTAAAGAAAAAACCAAAGCAACTATCCGTTGTATTCTTCTTGATTCAGTTGAGGAGGAAGGTAAATGTATTCTTACCGGAAAACCATCGGCAAAACGCGTTGTATTTGCAAGATCGTATTAA
- a CDS encoding DUF2807 domain-containing protein has translation MNSYLFIRAYKNQFLFRHQAIFKLLIFIISLTFITFNFTSCTGESLDDCYTSTGPQITEERPCEAFKKIELYNNVNLILIPGNEYQIRVEAGKHIIDAIKTEIKDSTLTIKNTLKCNWVRNYEKELTVYATIPRLEEIRYEGSGDINTQGQLTLDSLKVNIWGGSGSFNFDVNINKLNLAMHYGTVDFQVKGMALITSIYANSYGPFLCSNLISNIVYIRNNGSNNCYVHARHILEVTITSVGDIYYSGNPYQISADITGSGKLIKAD, from the coding sequence ATGAATTCATATCTTTTCATCAGGGCATATAAAAATCAGTTTCTTTTCAGGCATCAGGCTATTTTCAAATTACTGATTTTTATTATCTCTCTTACTTTCATCACTTTTAACTTTACATCCTGTACGGGAGAATCACTAGATGACTGCTATACCAGCACAGGGCCTCAAATTACAGAAGAACGCCCGTGTGAGGCTTTTAAAAAAATAGAACTTTATAACAATGTTAACCTGATATTAATCCCGGGCAACGAGTATCAGATTAGGGTTGAGGCGGGCAAACATATTATTGATGCCATTAAAACAGAAATAAAAGACAGTACATTAACTATAAAAAACACATTGAAATGTAACTGGGTACGCAACTATGAGAAAGAACTAACCGTTTATGCCACTATACCGCGGCTTGAAGAAATCAGATATGAAGGCTCTGGCGACATCAACACACAGGGCCAGCTTACACTTGATTCTCTTAAAGTTAATATCTGGGGTGGTTCAGGCTCATTTAACTTTGATGTAAACATTAATAAACTCAACCTGGCCATGCATTATGGAACGGTTGATTTTCAGGTCAAAGGCATGGCACTAATTACATCTATTTACGCAAACAGCTATGGTCCGTTCTTGTGCAGTAATCTCATATCGAACATAGTGTACATTCGCAATAATGGCAGCAACAACTGCTATGTGCATGCGCGTCACATACTTGAAGTCACCATAACCTCAGTAGGCGATATTTATTATTCCGGAAATCCTTACCAGATATCTGCCGACATCACAGGCAGCGGAAAGCTCATAAAAGCTGATTAA
- a CDS encoding OsmC family protein, translated as MAFTSELEYTGNLQLRATHLKSGQTIVTDAPVDNNGKGSAFSPTDLLASSLGLCMITIMGIAAQNSGFSIDGTKARVTKIMASDPRRVGEVMIELDFPKNDYSEREKQIIKQCAKICPVSQSLHPDLKQTVIFNF; from the coding sequence ATGGCTTTCACTTCCGAACTTGAATACACTGGCAATCTCCAATTGCGAGCAACTCACCTGAAATCTGGTCAAACCATTGTCACTGATGCTCCGGTAGATAACAACGGAAAAGGCTCAGCTTTCTCACCAACTGATTTACTGGCCTCTTCACTGGGATTATGCATGATTACCATTATGGGAATTGCAGCTCAGAACTCAGGGTTCAGCATTGACGGAACTAAAGCCCGTGTAACCAAAATAATGGCATCTGATCCCAGAAGAGTTGGCGAAGTTATGATTGAGCTTGATTTCCCGAAAAATGATTATTCCGAAAGGGAAAAGCAAATCATCAAACAATGCGCTAAAATATGCCCGGTATCGCAAAGCCTGCATCCTGATTTAAAACAAACAGTTATCTTTAATTTCTGA
- a CDS encoding septum formation initiator family protein: MWQRIPPILRNKYVLAGLAFLVWLTFFDRNNFIAQVRLGRTLNEQRNQKEFYQNEITKDSTAIKLIMSDSVSLEKFAREKYLMKKDNEDIFLIVEEKEE, translated from the coding sequence ATGTGGCAACGAATACCTCCGATTTTACGCAATAAATACGTTTTAGCCGGGTTGGCTTTTTTGGTTTGGCTCACGTTTTTCGACCGCAATAATTTTATTGCTCAGGTCAGGCTTGGGCGTACACTGAATGAACAGCGTAATCAGAAGGAGTTTTATCAGAATGAGATTACAAAGGATAGTACTGCAATCAAGCTAATTATGTCTGATTCAGTTTCTCTCGAAAAATTTGCAAGAGAGAAGTATTTGATGAAAAAGGACAATGAAGATATTTTTCTGATAGTTGAAGAAAAGGAAGAATAG
- a CDS encoding HAMP domain-containing histidine kinase translates to MKKQTIAFLILLTSVSLIGIILIQLYWVRNAMELQEEQFNNKVQVTLKSVVNRMFEEKGNLPPDPEICGEHCDRRTFQVLSAINPVRLDSLMQEEFGGMEITRKYVWAIFNPGCGTVFAGDAGDFKQQLMVTRHVVSLSCLYRSEQLMLGVYFPGEKGVLARRILPWLILSFFLLAVMISAFSYMIFSFLKQKKLSEMKTDFVNNMTHEFKTPISTISLASEMLLNPKVNESVERTQRYAGIIFDENLRLKHQVEQVLQIAVLDKGSFRLKKKYFDAHEAILNCLKSFELTVRDKGGFLSFKPEASESRIFADENHFINIVNNLLDNAAKYSRSYPEILVVTRNDNGMFVLEVHDKGIGISAENLKHIFKKLYRVPTGNVHDVKGFGLGLYYVKTMTEAHNGFVKVRSELKKGSIFDIHLPMENTTELTTEYHDTESQDIAG, encoded by the coding sequence ATGAAAAAACAAACCATTGCTTTTCTCATTCTCCTTACCTCTGTTTCATTAATAGGCATAATCCTCATTCAGCTTTACTGGGTTCGCAATGCAATGGAGTTGCAGGAAGAGCAGTTTAATAATAAAGTGCAGGTGACGCTTAAGAGTGTGGTTAACCGGATGTTTGAAGAAAAGGGAAATCTGCCGCCTGACCCGGAGATTTGCGGTGAACATTGTGACAGAAGGACGTTTCAGGTTCTGTCAGCCATAAATCCGGTTCGATTGGATTCGTTGATGCAGGAAGAATTTGGTGGAATGGAGATTACCCGCAAATATGTATGGGCAATTTTTAACCCTGGCTGCGGCACTGTTTTTGCCGGTGATGCCGGTGATTTCAAACAACAACTGATGGTTACCAGGCATGTTGTTTCGCTCTCGTGCCTTTATCGTTCAGAGCAGCTGATGCTAGGGGTTTATTTCCCCGGTGAAAAAGGGGTGCTTGCCCGCAGAATTTTACCCTGGCTTATTTTGTCATTTTTTCTCCTGGCAGTTATGATCTCTGCTTTTTCTTACATGATCTTTTCCTTTTTGAAGCAAAAAAAACTATCAGAAATGAAAACCGATTTTGTAAACAATATGACGCACGAGTTTAAAACACCCATTTCTACAATTTCTCTGGCAAGCGAAATGTTGTTAAATCCTAAAGTAAATGAGTCGGTTGAACGAACCCAGCGTTACGCCGGGATTATTTTTGATGAGAATCTGCGTCTAAAACATCAGGTTGAGCAAGTGCTTCAGATTGCTGTTCTTGACAAAGGCAGTTTCAGGCTGAAAAAGAAGTATTTCGATGCCCACGAGGCCATACTCAATTGTTTGAAGAGCTTTGAACTTACTGTTCGCGACAAAGGCGGTTTCCTCAGTTTTAAGCCTGAAGCTTCTGAAAGTCGCATTTTTGCTGATGAAAATCATTTTATCAATATAGTCAACAACCTGTTGGATAACGCGGCCAAATATTCGCGGTCATATCCTGAAATATTGGTGGTTACGCGGAATGATAACGGAATGTTTGTGCTCGAAGTGCATGATAAGGGAATTGGCATAAGCGCCGAAAATCTGAAGCACATTTTTAAGAAATTATACAGGGTGCCAACCGGTAATGTGCATGATGTAAAAGGATTTGGATTAGGACTTTACTATGTAAAGACGATGACTGAAGCGCACAATGGCTTTGTAAAAGTAAGAAGTGAGTTGAAAAAAGGAAGTATCTTTGATATTCATTTACCAATGGAGAATACAACTGAACTAACAACCGAATACCATGACACAGAAAGCCAAGATATTGCTGGTTGA
- a CDS encoding class I SAM-dependent RNA methyltransferase → MLAKSPAGLEEILAKELEDLGAEQIELLNRAVSFEGDKRLLYAANYRCRTALRILVPVTRFKIETEQDLYTSIKAIRWEDYLGTQNTIAINSTVTTSIFTHSHFVSLRAKDAIVDRFREKTGERPSVDIDNPDFRINLHIYKDEVDVSFDSSGASLHKRGYHVSNAEAPLNEVLAAGMILLSGWDGQSNFIDPMCGSGTLLIEAAMIAMNLPAGQYRNDYGFMRWKDFDKDLWEDVKNEALEDERDFNFRIIGSDISEYNLRSAAANLKEARLHKDIELKVSPFQRMTPPAGGGIMICNPPYGERIKVEDIVELYQELGNTLKQNYKGYKAWVISSDLRALKMIGLKPMKKYILFNGQLECRYAGFDLYEGSKRARYRTDSTSSGNDTGETTE, encoded by the coding sequence ATGCTGGCAAAATCACCCGCCGGTCTTGAAGAAATCCTGGCAAAAGAACTTGAAGATCTTGGAGCTGAACAAATAGAACTTCTAAACAGAGCTGTCTCTTTTGAAGGCGACAAAAGGCTCTTATATGCAGCCAATTACCGCTGCAGAACAGCCTTGAGAATCCTGGTACCCGTAACCCGGTTTAAAATTGAAACTGAACAGGATTTGTACACTTCCATCAAGGCTATCCGGTGGGAAGACTATCTCGGAACTCAAAATACCATTGCCATCAATTCCACTGTAACTACTTCCATTTTTACCCATTCTCATTTTGTTTCTCTCAGAGCTAAAGACGCCATTGTTGACCGTTTCAGGGAAAAAACAGGCGAGAGGCCCTCGGTAGATATTGACAATCCGGATTTCAGGATTAATCTGCACATATACAAAGACGAAGTTGATGTATCTTTTGACAGTTCAGGCGCCTCGCTGCACAAACGCGGATATCATGTTTCGAATGCCGAGGCTCCGTTAAATGAAGTTCTGGCTGCGGGCATGATTCTGCTCTCGGGCTGGGACGGCCAGTCAAACTTTATTGACCCCATGTGCGGTTCAGGAACCTTACTGATTGAAGCTGCTATGATTGCCATGAACCTGCCTGCCGGTCAGTACCGGAATGATTATGGCTTTATGAGATGGAAAGATTTTGACAAAGACCTTTGGGAAGATGTTAAAAATGAAGCACTTGAGGATGAGAGGGATTTTAATTTCAGAATTATTGGTTCCGACATTTCTGAATACAACTTGCGATCAGCTGCAGCTAACCTTAAAGAAGCAAGACTACACAAGGATATTGAGTTGAAAGTATCTCCTTTTCAGCGAATGACACCACCAGCCGGCGGCGGAATCATGATTTGTAATCCACCGTATGGCGAACGCATTAAGGTCGAGGACATTGTTGAACTCTATCAGGAATTGGGAAACACACTTAAACAAAATTACAAAGGCTATAAAGCATGGGTTATCAGTTCCGACTTAAGAGCACTTAAAATGATAGGACTAAAACCCATGAAAAAATACATTCTTTTCAATGGGCAACTTGAGTGCCGTTATGCCGGTTTCGACCTATACGAAGGGAGCAAAAGAGCCAGATATCGCACTGATTCCACATCCTCCGGCAACGATACCGGTGAAACGACAGAATAA
- the priA gene encoding primosomal protein N', giving the protein MQEEYITLFAEVLLPIPVKGYFTYRIPQELNNQMLAGMRVVVQFGKKKFYTGLVRRIHDKAPLVMSIKYVLSVIDPTPVVNEKQFELWEWMASYYMCTVGEVMNAALPSAYKLASESRVIIDPEYIKDTELLNDREFQIVEALDIQQILSLTDISRIVGIAKVIPLVKTMIEKGIIRVEEEITERYKPKTEMCVRLADAYRDESVMNAEMNKLNKRAFKQLQVLMAFISLSRCFSGQEIEVTRPDLLKTPGATASQLDALVKKGILELYPRNVSRLLHQDASLSPDEVQLTIAQQTVYDEINKLLPENQIILLKGVTSSGKTEVYIRLMNEVIAKGKQVLYLLPEIALTTQIIQRLQKYFGNQVGVYHSRYNEFERVEIWNKANQPLAGNTEQQPYKILLGARSALFLPFTDLGLIIVDEEHDSSYKQNDPAPRYNARDAAAILGQIHKATVLLGSATPSLESYFNTRQGKYKYLELNERYGGVQMPDIHIVDIREATKHKQMKSHFSPQLHAAISNALSIGEQVILFQNRRGFSLRLECDTCNYTPECVNCDVTLIYHKQINLLKCHYCGYSVQVPAKCPDCGSPALKMKGFGTEKVEEDLSILFPEAVISRMDLDTTRSKFAYQKIIGDFEARKIDILVGTQMVTKGLDFNNVSLVGVLNADGMLSYPDFRAFERSYQLLAQVSGRAGRKSKRGLVLIQTNNPKHPILQWVVDNNFEAMYNQQLGDRFTYKYPPYYRLLQISLKHKEYEILNQAASTLAGMLKPYFGKLMLGPEYPMVSRVRNLYIKNLILKIGKGKQGAQLKFETARQIEKFLTMPDYKSIKIQIDVDPI; this is encoded by the coding sequence ATGCAAGAAGAATATATCACCCTGTTTGCTGAAGTTTTGCTCCCTATCCCTGTAAAAGGATATTTTACTTACCGCATCCCGCAGGAGTTAAACAACCAGATGTTGGCAGGAATGCGTGTTGTGGTTCAATTCGGGAAAAAGAAATTTTATACCGGGCTGGTCAGGCGCATTCACGATAAAGCGCCGCTGGTTATGTCAATCAAATATGTTCTTTCGGTTATTGACCCAACACCGGTGGTAAACGAAAAACAGTTTGAGCTATGGGAGTGGATGGCCTCCTATTACATGTGCACTGTCGGAGAAGTAATGAATGCAGCTCTTCCTTCAGCTTATAAACTGGCCAGCGAAAGCCGTGTTATCATTGATCCCGAGTATATAAAAGACACAGAACTACTTAACGACCGCGAATTTCAAATTGTTGAAGCACTTGACATCCAACAAATACTGTCGTTAACAGATATCAGCCGGATTGTAGGCATTGCCAAGGTTATTCCTCTGGTGAAAACGATGATTGAAAAAGGGATTATCAGGGTTGAAGAAGAAATAACCGAGCGTTACAAACCCAAAACAGAAATGTGTGTCAGGCTTGCGGATGCTTACCGTGATGAGTCGGTGATGAATGCCGAAATGAATAAATTGAACAAGAGAGCTTTTAAGCAATTACAGGTATTAATGGCTTTCATCAGCCTCTCGCGCTGTTTTTCTGGACAAGAAATTGAGGTTACACGTCCGGATTTGCTTAAGACACCTGGTGCTACTGCATCACAACTTGATGCACTGGTTAAAAAAGGCATCCTTGAGCTATATCCCCGTAACGTAAGCAGATTACTACATCAGGATGCCAGTTTGTCGCCTGACGAAGTACAACTTACCATTGCACAACAAACTGTTTATGATGAAATAAATAAGTTATTACCTGAAAATCAGATAATTTTACTTAAAGGTGTGACTTCAAGTGGAAAAACCGAAGTTTACATCCGCTTAATGAACGAAGTTATTGCAAAGGGGAAACAGGTTTTGTATCTCCTTCCTGAAATTGCACTCACCACACAAATCATTCAGCGCCTGCAAAAGTATTTTGGCAATCAGGTCGGGGTTTATCATTCTCGCTATAATGAATTTGAACGGGTTGAAATATGGAATAAAGCCAACCAACCCTTAGCCGGCAACACCGAACAGCAACCATATAAAATATTGCTTGGCGCACGGTCAGCTCTCTTTCTCCCTTTTACTGACCTTGGTTTAATCATTGTTGATGAAGAGCATGATTCATCATATAAACAGAACGACCCGGCTCCGCGTTACAATGCCCGCGATGCTGCTGCTATTCTTGGCCAAATTCATAAAGCCACGGTTTTACTTGGCTCAGCCACTCCTTCATTGGAAAGCTATTTTAATACACGCCAGGGTAAGTATAAATATTTGGAGCTAAACGAAAGGTACGGAGGCGTTCAGATGCCTGACATTCATATTGTTGACATCAGGGAAGCCACAAAACACAAACAAATGAAATCGCATTTCTCCCCTCAACTGCATGCTGCCATCAGCAATGCCCTGAGTATTGGAGAACAGGTTATCCTCTTCCAAAACAGACGCGGTTTTTCTTTAAGACTTGAGTGCGATACCTGCAACTATACACCTGAATGTGTCAACTGTGATGTTACACTTATTTATCATAAACAGATAAACCTTCTAAAATGCCATTATTGTGGGTACTCCGTTCAGGTGCCGGCCAAATGCCCTGATTGCGGAAGCCCTGCCCTTAAAATGAAAGGCTTTGGAACTGAGAAAGTTGAAGAAGATTTATCTATCCTTTTTCCGGAAGCTGTTATCAGTCGGATGGACCTTGATACCACCCGTTCAAAGTTTGCTTATCAAAAAATTATTGGTGATTTTGAAGCACGAAAAATAGATATCCTTGTTGGAACACAAATGGTTACCAAAGGACTTGATTTTAACAATGTTAGTCTGGTGGGTGTTCTTAATGCTGATGGCATGCTCAGTTATCCTGATTTCAGGGCATTTGAACGAAGTTACCAATTACTAGCTCAGGTAAGTGGCCGAGCCGGGCGAAAAAGCAAAAGAGGGTTGGTACTTATTCAAACCAACAATCCAAAACACCCGATATTACAGTGGGTGGTTGATAATAATTTTGAAGCCATGTACAACCAGCAGCTAGGCGACCGTTTTACATATAAATACCCCCCATATTACAGATTACTGCAAATTTCCTTAAAGCATAAGGAATATGAAATACTGAATCAGGCTGCAAGCACATTAGCAGGAATGCTTAAACCATACTTCGGAAAACTGATGTTAGGCCCCGAATATCCAATGGTTTCAAGGGTGAGAAATCTGTATATCAAAAATTTGATTTTAAAAATCGGTAAAGGGAAACAGGGTGCACAACTTAAATTTGAAACTGCACGTCAGATTGAAAAATTTCTGACAATGCCCGACTATAAGAGCATTAAAATACAAATTGATGTCGACCCTATCTGA